One region of Marivirga arenosa genomic DNA includes:
- a CDS encoding TetR/AcrR family transcriptional regulator, whose protein sequence is MANSEISLRERKSAKLKLLILSTAKTELQKSNFQDLHVTNLCEKVGISKVTFFRYFPQKEDLLLYFLRVWSFEISMELLSNETKGIKAVKYIFDRYGDLCENYSSVILHLIKYHAVSPTVLKPISIKKAEKYLLFPNHEGVQHMEVLAFDKLLEKYILEAIFQTEITKSSNVSDMVSMLLTTTYGSILVAKMKQIPVKGMLKKNINSVLETF, encoded by the coding sequence ATGGCAAACAGTGAGATCAGTTTAAGGGAACGAAAATCAGCAAAATTAAAGTTACTTATACTATCGACCGCCAAAACAGAACTACAAAAAAGCAATTTTCAAGATTTACACGTTACTAACCTATGTGAAAAGGTAGGTATATCAAAAGTTACATTTTTTAGATATTTTCCACAGAAAGAAGATCTTTTACTTTATTTTTTGAGGGTATGGTCTTTTGAAATTAGTATGGAGTTACTTTCAAATGAAACGAAAGGGATTAAAGCTGTAAAATATATCTTTGACCGGTACGGTGATCTATGTGAAAATTATAGTTCTGTAATTCTACATTTAATTAAGTATCATGCTGTTTCTCCTACAGTTTTAAAACCAATTAGCATCAAAAAGGCTGAAAAATATTTGCTTTTTCCCAATCATGAGGGTGTTCAGCATATGGAAGTGCTAGCTTTTGATAAGCTATTAGAAAAGTATATTTTAGAGGCTATCTTTCAAACTGAAATTACCAAGAGCTCAAACGTCAGCGATATGGTTAGCATGCTCCTGACCACCACTTACGGGTCTATTTTAGTGGCAAAAATGAAACAAATACCCGTAAAGGGAATGCTTAAAAAGAATATTAACTCCGTTCTTGAAACCTTCTGA